The Nitrosarchaeum sp. genomic sequence GTAACTCTCCCCCTGACAAATTCTTTACAGATTTATTGTAGAGTTTTTTAATTTTTAATGGTTCAAGTATTTGTTCTTCTTCTTGACTTCCTTCAATTTGACTTCCATTGGCTTTGTCTAACAATGCTATGACTTCTACATCGATATCATTTTGAAGATATTGTGGTTTATACGCAATTTTTATTTTTTTATCTATCTCACCAGAATCTGGTTTTTCTACTCCAGCAATCATCTTCATCAATGTTGTTTTTCCAAGTGCATTTGCCCCCATTATTCCCAATACTTCGCCTTTTCTTACTCTTCCAGGCTCAATTGTTACTGAGAAACTTGGATATTTTTTTTCTAGTTTTGGATATGCCATAATTTCACTTCCTTCTTGAAATTCATCTGTTGAAGTTGAAGATACATCAAAAGAAAATTTTTTGTCTCTAAATCTGACATTTTCAGTTGGCAGATAACCATCAAGAAATACATTTATTCCAATTTTAGTTGATAATACGTTAGAAACAATACCATATGCTGCAGGTTCTCCATAAAGCAATTCAATATAATCACTTAGATAATCAAGTAATGTTAAATCATGTTCTACAACCATCACACTTTTTCCAATTTTAGCTAAACTATGAATTACTCTTGCTACACTTTTTCTTTGAAATACATCATTATATGACGATGGTTCATCAAAAAAATAAAACTCGGTATCTTTTGATGCAACTGCAGCTATGGATAATCTTTGAAGTTCTCCTCCACTAAGTTCTTTCAAATTCTGATCCATAGAATTCTCTAATCCTAATTCTTTGATTAATTCTCTAGATGTTCCCCGTTCATCATATTTTTCTATTAGTTCTTTTCCAGTTCCGTCAAATGCTTGTGCAACATGATGTACTTGTTGTGGTTTAATTGATGCACGTATTTGTTTATTTTTAATTTTCTCAAAATGAGATTTCAATTCGGTTCCACTATAATATTTTAAAATCTCATCCCATTCTGGAGGATTTTCATATCTTCCCAAATTTGGTTTTAAGTTTCCAGATAGAATATTCACTACAGTGCTTTTTCCCATTCCGTTTCTGCCGAGTAATCCTACAACTTCTCCTTTTCTTGGTGTAGGTAATTTGTATAATCTAAATGAATTTGGACCATATTGATGAATTTTATCCACCGCTAATTCTGATGCTAAATTGACAATTGTAATTGCATCAAATGGGCAAACTTTTACACAAATACCACACCCATTACAAACCTCTTCATCTATCTGGGCTTTTTTTACCTCTTCGTTTAGAATTATACAGTCAGCTCCTGACTTGTTAACCGGGCAATATTTTATGCATTCTAAACCGCATTTTTTTGGCTGACAAAGGTCTCTATCAAGTACTGCAACTCTATGGGTCATGTCGTAATTCTATTTTGCCTTGATTTATACCTCTTTTGAACTGTCCACTGAGAGGCGTTACCTTAATAGATGAGATTCTGTCCAGATTTTTCAAGCCGGCCATAGCGTTAGGGTGCGACCCAATCCCATTCCGAACTTGGAAGTCAAACCTAACGTCGCTGTTGTGCTACTAAGATGCGAGAGCTCTTGGGAAGCAACAGTGCTGGCATCTTCTACTTTCAATCAATCTTTTAATATGGAATTTACGATTTGTATTATGATTTCAATGCCTAATTGTGTTGTTTGTGGACAATCATTTTTAGACGATATACGTTTTCTAAATCATATGATGGATAAACACGGTTTTCGAAATCCTAACACCGATAAACCCGACAGAAATAGCCGTGGATACTAATTTTACATTTTTCTAAAATCTTCTAGTTATGTCTAGTCATTTAGAAAATCTATAACAATTGTTTTAGACTTGCAGTTAAATTACTAAATTATTTTTGAATTAATTCTGTAAATAATCCAAAATTAATCTTACTCCAAAACCTGTAGCTCCTTTTGGATTATATGGTTTTTCTTTTGTTGCTACCTGTGTCCATGCAACACCTGCAATATCGATGTGAATCCACGGGGTTTTTTCAATAGCATTTCTTAAAAATGCTGCAGCGGTAATCGTACCTGCCGCTCTTCCAATTCCAACATTTTTCATATCTGCAACTTCCGATTTTATCATATCCATATAATCATCATTTAATGGAAGATTCCAAACCTCTTCAGTTGTTCTTTTTGAAGATTCTATGATCATATATGTCAATTTTTTATTATTTGAAACCATGCCTGCAATGTTTGTTCCTAATGCAATTATGCAGGCTCCTGTTAATGTCGCAAAATCGATAATTGCCTTTGGTGAGTATTGTTTTTCCCCATATGATAGTGCATCAGCTAAAATGATTCTCCCTTCTGCATCTGTATTCAAAATCTCTGCTGTTTTTCCATTGTATAATTTTATGATGTCTCCCGGTCTATATGCTTCACCGCCTGGCATATTTTCAACTGACGGAATAATCCCTACTAAGTTAATTGGTAATTTTAATTCTGAAACCACTTTCATGATTCCAATAACTGTACATCCTCCACATTTATCGAATTTCATTTCATCCATTTTTTCACCTGGTTTTAATGAAATTCCACCAGTGTCAAATGTTACAGCTTTTCCAACTAACACAATTGGTTTTTCGTTTTTAGGACCACGAAAATGTTCTAAAATAATTAATTTCGGTTCATTTTTACTTCCCTGTCCTACAGCAGAAATTCCGCCAAATCCTCTTTTTTTGAGCTCTACTTTAGATATTATGTTACATTTCATATTGTTCTTTTTTGCTATTATTTTTGAAAAATTTGCTAATGTTGTTGGTGTACATTCATTGGGTGGTAAATTTGCAATATTTTTTGTATAAATAACACCATCTGAAATAATATCTGCAGTTTTTACTGAATTTGAGATCTTCTCTGATTTAGAAATTAATATTGTAAGATTCGGATCGGTGTTTTCTTTTTTTGATTTATATTTTTCAAATTTATAAAGAGACATTTTACATCCCTCTATTATTTGAGATACTGATGAAACAGGTTCGATTACAGAACTTGGTGGTGCTATTATGGTAAATTCTTTCAGTTTCAATTCTTTAGCTTTTTGAGCAATTTTACCTGAAACAAACCTGATTGTATCGTTTGTAAAATCTTCTTTTTTACCTAATCCTGCTAACAGAATCCTTTGAGTTGATTTTTCATTAGTTGGAATTACTGATATTTTACCAAATATTCCACCCATATCATTTATTGATTGCTTTATTGATGAGATGACTTTTGAATTAATATCTTGTAATCCTAATATTTTATCAGAATTTTCTAATACATACCCACAAAGCATAGCAGTTTTCTTTTTAGAATTGCTTGGATTTTCTAATCGAATTTTCATTATGCTGATTGATTTTGATGTATTATTTAGATTTACTAGAGATCTATTTTTTTACTATTTGAAAATAAACTCGCCGATCTTATGAAAACGGCTTTTACAGTTTTACAGTCTTGTTCACACTGCATATCTACTTTTGAATTATTTGGTTTAACATGTTTTGTTGTAATGATTGTTTTTAACAATGGTAAAAGTGCTGCTCTTCCACCATATGCTGTTTTTTTATCTATTAACCAAAACATTTCTACTGCTGATTCTCCCAATCTCTTTCTTAGTTTTATACCCGAATCTGAATAATGTCCGATCATTGTGAAACTACCTCTTGAAAGAAATTCAATCATTTTTGCAAATTTTACACACAAATAGCACTGATTGTCATAAACTATTATTGGTAATTCATCATTGATGTTCACATTCACCATTGGTAATCATCAGATTAAAATTTTGCAGAAGTAGATTTTTATTAAATTTGTAGTTATCGCAATCGAGAAATGAGACTAAATTACTATCTAATCAAAAAAAATGTTCTTCGTGCTCGTAAATTAGTAATTAAAGCATTAAACAAAGCAGGTTCTGGTCATCCGGGAGGGTCTTTTTCTATGGCTGAAATTTTAGGGTGTTTATTTTACAAACATTTGCAGTATGATCCGAATAATCCTCAATGGGAAGATCGAGATCGACTGATCTTATCTAAAGGACATGCAGGACCTGGCTTGTTTTCAAATATGGCTGTTGCAGGCTATTTTCCAGAATCTCAACTTGAAACTTTAAGACAATTTGGAAGTAAATTACAAGGTCATCCTGATCTAAAATGTCCTGGAGTTGAATTCTGTGGTGGTTCTTTGGGAACTGGTTTATCTTATTCTATCGGTGTCGCCCTTGCCGGTAAAATCGATGGTAAAAATCATCATGTCTATACCATAATAGGTGACGGTGAGTCAGATGAGGGTCAAATATGGGAAGCAGCAATGACTGCTGCAAAATACAAGGTAGATAATCTTACAGCCTTTTTGGATAGAAATTTCATACAGCAGGATTCATACACGGAAAAAATTATGCCATTAGATGAAAAATTAGAAGGAGATGATATCTCTGAAATGTGGAAAGATGCTTCACGATGGAAGACAGGTGATAAATGGAGATCATTTGGATGGAATGTAATTGAAATTGATGGACATAGAATTGAACAAATAGATGCAGCTATTACTAAAGCAAATTCTACAAAAGGAATTCCCTCAATAATTATCGCTAGAACAATAAAAGGAAAAGGAGTTGAACACATGGAAGATAACCCCCAATGGCATGGAAAAGCACCTGATTCAGATGTTACACCAATAATTGATTTAGAACTTGATTCTCAATTCATGATTGCCCCTTCAATCATTGCCGGTGATATGAATAATCTTGAAAATGAGGTTAAGCGATGTATATCTGGTAGATCTGACTTTATTCATCTAGATGTTATGGATGGCCAATTTGTTCCGACCAAAACTTTTGATCATACAAAAATCAGAGAATTACGATCATTAACAGTACTCCCATTTGATACTCATCTGATGATCAATGAACCTGTAAAACATGTCAAAGACTATGTTGAAGCTGGAAGTGATATAATTACTGTACATGCTGAAGTTTGTGACGAAACAAGTTTTGGTGAAATACATGATTACTTAAAACAAAATAAAGTTGGAGTAGGTCTTGCAATTAATCCAAATACTGAACTTCCCGAATGGTCTTACAAATTCATACCCTCTCTTGATCAACTAATTGTAATGTCTGTTGTACCTGGAAAATCTGGTCAAAAATACATTGAAGAAACCCATGAAAAAATGACTAGATTGAAATCTATTCTAAATGAGCACAAGTTTTCTGGCTGTATTGAGGCTGATGGTGGTGTAACTTTTGATAATATTGGCTCTTGTTTTGCAGATGGTGCTAGAGTTTTTGTGGGTGGTAGCGCAATTATTGGAAAACAAGATGTCCGTGGTGCTATCCGGGATTTTAGAAATCAAGTTCTTAAAACTAGACGAAAATTATTACTTGATAAAGCAAATGAATTGGGAGGTTCTGAACTCGTTAAAAAATGGATTGGATTACATGTTGTTGGAGAAAAACAAGAACAGATTAAGCAAATAGCAGAAGAGGCAAGTTATCTTTGAATCCATCCATTATGACTGACATGCGTTCAGAGTATTCAAAAATCCTCATTGAATTAGGAAAAGAAAATCCAAACATAGTAGTTTTGGGTGCAGACACTACTGATTCACTTAAAACTTCTGGTTTTGGAAAAACATTTCCCAATAGATTCTTTAATGTAGGTATTGCAGAAGCTAATCTAGTTTCAATATCTGCAGGACTTGCAGCTTCTGGAAAAATATCATTTGCTAGCACTTATGCCATATTTTTACCCGGTCGTGCAGTTGATCAAATAAGAAATGGAATAGCTTACCCTTCACCAGAAAATAAAAAAGGTCTTAATGTAAAATTAGTTGTTTCTCATGGTGGTCTTTCAGTTGGGCCAGATGGTGGTTCACATCAACAAATTGAAGATATTGCAATAATGCGAGCGATTCCAAACTTCCGTGTTTTCATACC encodes the following:
- a CDS encoding ribosome biogenesis/translation initiation ATPase RLI; protein product: MTHRVAVLDRDLCQPKKCGLECIKYCPVNKSGADCIILNEEVKKAQIDEEVCNGCGICVKVCPFDAITIVNLASELAVDKIHQYGPNSFRLYKLPTPRKGEVVGLLGRNGMGKSTVVNILSGNLKPNLGRYENPPEWDEILKYYSGTELKSHFEKIKNKQIRASIKPQQVHHVAQAFDGTGKELIEKYDERGTSRELIKELGLENSMDQNLKELSGGELQRLSIAAVASKDTEFYFFDEPSSYNDVFQRKSVARVIHSLAKIGKSVMVVEHDLTLLDYLSDYIELLYGEPAAYGIVSNVLSTKIGINVFLDGYLPTENVRFRDKKFSFDVSSTSTDEFQEGSEIMAYPKLEKKYPSFSVTIEPGRVRKGEVLGIMGANALGKTTLMKMIAGVEKPDSGEIDKKIKIAYKPQYLQNDIDVEVIALLDKANGSQIEGSQEEEQILEPLKIKKLYNKSVKNLSGGELQKISVAACLLQKVDLYALDEPSAFLDVEDRITIAKFLQKFVRSFGKTAIVIDHDIQLMDLISDSMIIFEGVSGVSGHATPPMPKADAMNRFLKSLDMSFRRDEKSLRPRVNKLESRLDKNQKDSGNYYYKG
- a CDS encoding leucyl aminopeptidase gives rise to the protein MKIRLENPSNSKKKTAMLCGYVLENSDKILGLQDINSKVISSIKQSINDMGGIFGKISVIPTNEKSTQRILLAGLGKKEDFTNDTIRFVSGKIAQKAKELKLKEFTIIAPPSSVIEPVSSVSQIIEGCKMSLYKFEKYKSKKENTDPNLTILISKSEKISNSVKTADIISDGVIYTKNIANLPPNECTPTTLANFSKIIAKKNNMKCNIISKVELKKRGFGGISAVGQGSKNEPKLIILEHFRGPKNEKPIVLVGKAVTFDTGGISLKPGEKMDEMKFDKCGGCTVIGIMKVVSELKLPINLVGIIPSVENMPGGEAYRPGDIIKLYNGKTAEILNTDAEGRIILADALSYGEKQYSPKAIIDFATLTGACIIALGTNIAGMVSNNKKLTYMIIESSKRTTEEVWNLPLNDDYMDMIKSEVADMKNVGIGRAAGTITAAAFLRNAIEKTPWIHIDIAGVAWTQVATKEKPYNPKGATGFGVRLILDYLQN
- a CDS encoding ribulose-phosphate 3-epimerase, encoding MRLNYYLIKKNVLRARKLVIKALNKAGSGHPGGSFSMAEILGCLFYKHLQYDPNNPQWEDRDRLILSKGHAGPGLFSNMAVAGYFPESQLETLRQFGSKLQGHPDLKCPGVEFCGGSLGTGLSYSIGVALAGKIDGKNHHVYTIIGDGESDEGQIWEAAMTAAKYKVDNLTAFLDRNFIQQDSYTEKIMPLDEKLEGDDISEMWKDASRWKTGDKWRSFGWNVIEIDGHRIEQIDAAITKANSTKGIPSIIIARTIKGKGVEHMEDNPQWHGKAPDSDVTPIIDLELDSQFMIAPSIIAGDMNNLENEVKRCISGRSDFIHLDVMDGQFVPTKTFDHTKIRELRSLTVLPFDTHLMINEPVKHVKDYVEAGSDIITVHAEVCDETSFGEIHDYLKQNKVGVGLAINPNTELPEWSYKFIPSLDQLIVMSVVPGKSGQKYIEETHEKMTRLKSILNEHKFSGCIEADGGVTFDNIGSCFADGARVFVGGSAIIGKQDVRGAIRDFRNQVLKTRRKLLLDKANELGGSELVKKWIGLHVVGEKQEQIKQIAEEASYL